The following is a genomic window from Hymenobacter monticola.
CAGCGCGCCACCGACTGCGTGGGCAACGGCACCGGGCCGGTGACGTCGGCCTCGTTCACGTACTACGGCCCGCCGGTGGCGCCGCGGTTCAATCAGCTGCTAATCACCGAAATCATGGCCGACGAAGACCCACCCGTGGGGCTGCCGAAAGCTGAGTTTGTGGAGATATTCAACCCCACCGCCACGCTGCTCGACCTCGGGGGCGTGCGCCTGCTCAAGCCCGGTGCCTCTTCGGCGGCGGTGTTTCCGGCGGGGGCGGTACTGCGCCCGGGCGAGTACGCCGTGGTGTGCGGCACGTCGGCCGTCACGCTCTTCAACCAGTTTTTTGCTTCGACCACCAACGCCCCGCGGGTGTTTGGGCTGACCAGCTTCCCGGCCCTGAGCAACGGCAGCGACCAGCTGCTGCTGCGCGGGCGCGACGGGCGCGTGCTTTTCGAAGTCGCGTATTCCGATACGTGGTACCGCGACGCCAACAAAAAGCTCGGTGGCTGGAGCCTGGAGATGCTGGACACGAGCAACCCCTGCGCCGGCGCCAGCAACTGGACGGCCAGCACCAACCCGCTGGGCGGCACCCCCGGCAAGGTGAACTCGGTGCGCGCCGCTAACGCCGATGCCACCGCCCCCACCCTGCTGCGCGCCCTGGCCCTGGACGCCACCACCGTGCGGGCTTATTTCTCGGAAAAGCTGGACAGCGCCGCCGCCGCCAACCCTGCCCGCTACGCCCTGGCCGCCCCCGGCCCCGCCGTGACGCGCGCCGCCCCCGTGGCCCCCGATTTCCGGCAGGTAGACCTGACGCTGGCCGCCGCCCTCACGCCCAGCCGCCCCACCACCCTCACCGTGCAAACGGCCACCGACTGCGTGGGCAACGCCAGCGGCCCGCTGCAGTCGGCCGCGCTGGCCCTGCCTGAGGCGGCAGCGAGCGGCGACGTGGTGATAAACGAATTGCTGTTTAACCCGCGGAGCGGCTCGGTGCGCTTTGTGGAAGTGCTGAACCGCAGCTCAAAATTCCTGAGTTTGCAGGGCTGGCAGTTCATCCGCGGGCGCGTAAACGGCCGCGCCACCGCCACCCCCATTACCACCGACCCGTTGGTGCTGGCCCCCGGGCAGTTGCTGGCTTTCACCCCCGACGTGGCCAACATTCAGACCCAGTACCCCACCAGCCACGACCTAGCCAATTTATTCCAGGTAAGCAGCTTGCCGACGTTTTCCGACCCCGATACGGTGAACCTACTCAACGACCGTAACCAAACCATTGACCGGCTGGCGTATTCCAAGGCACTGCACCTGAGCCTGCTGGCCTCGCAGGAAGGCGTGTCACTGGAGCGCATCCGGGCGGCGGGGCTGAGCAACGGCAGCAACTTCCACTCGGCGGCCAGCGCGGTGGGCTACGCCACGCCGGGCCGGCCCAACTCGCAGGCCCAGGACGCCCTAGGCGGCGACCAGGAATGGACCGTGCTGCCCGAAGTCTTCACGCCCGACGACGACGGCCAGCAGGATTTTGCCACCCTCAACTACCACCTCGACCAGCCCGGCTATGCCGCTACCGTGACGGTGTACGACGCCCTGGGCCGCCTCACGCGCCGCCTTGTGCGCAACGAAACCCTGCCCACCACCGGCTTCCTGCAGTGGGACGGCATTGATGACAAAGGGCACAAGGCCGCCGTGGGCTACTACATTCTGTTGGTAGAGCTGTTCCGCCCCAGCGGCGGCGAGAAGCGCGAGTTTAAGAAGACCGTGGTGCTGGGCGCACGGTTTTAACGTCTACTTGCGCCGCCAGCACCGCCTGTCATTGCGAGCGAAGCGCGGCAATCCGTCCTGTCATGACCAGATACGCCCTTTTACCAGAAAGCCCCGGCGCTGCACAGTGCGGGGGCTTTTTGTTTGGCTTGAGTGTCAAAGCAACTACCTTGTCACATTAAGAGGTTAGTCGCTGAGACCAGGACGGATTGCCGCGCTGCGCTCGCAATGACAGACGACCTCTAACACCACCCGCGTTAAACCCCTGCCGCTGTTTCGTATCTTACCTATATGAACAGCGCCCAGCAACTCCAGCACCTGTACTGGCGCGCCGGCTTCGGCCCGCGCCCGCAAGATGTGGCCGCCAGCCTCAGCCCGCGCAAGGCCCTGCGCCAGCTGCTGAACGATTCGGAGAAGTACGAGCCCTTGGTGGGCCCGGCCCTCAACTATACCGACCCGCAGGGCATGGCCATGACGGACCCGGCCTCCATCAAAACCAACCCCGTGCCCAACGGCATGGTGACCACGCCCGACCAGCCCGCGCCGCCCGGTGCCCCGACCGCACCGGTAGCCACCATGCGCCCGCGGGCGGTATTTCGGGGCGGCACCATTGCGGCGGGGGTGCCGCGCCTGCGCCGCGCTGCCCTCACGCCCGAGCAGCGCAAGATGCAGAACGCGGGCATCCGCGACGCCTTCAACAACATGAGCACGGCCTGGATGGAGCGCATGGCCACCTCGCCGGCCCAGCTGCGCGAGAAGATGGTGCTGTTCTGGCACGGGCACTTTGCCTGCCGTGTGCGCCAGCCCGATGCGGCCCTGAGCCTGCACAACGCCATGCGCCAGCACGCGCTGGGCAAATTCCCCGACCTGCTGCTGGCCGTGAGCCAGGAGCCGGCCATGCTGCAGTTCCTCAATAACCAGCAAAACCGCAAGGAGCACCCCAACGAAAACTT
Proteins encoded in this region:
- a CDS encoding lamin tail domain-containing protein, yielding MKHLLLLLLLLPVFAHAQLSDDFSDGNFTANPAWTGDVASFQVTTQQLQSNGPAVTGTQLQLVTPSQATTGTTWEFWVNLRLATSSGNLADVWLMSEQADLKATGNRGYFVRLGGSNDEVSLFRKDATGNPVYVVDGADGTLPTTTTASTASITRVRVTRSPNNVWTLERDLAGGRTFVPEGTGTDATYQRSQYLGVLLLYSSANGRNFYFDDFAVTDNTPPQLSDVVVAGANQLDVLFNEPVAASTAATNFRLGNGVSPITAVRSATDAGLFRLTFAAALPTGANTLEARNVADLYGNVATGPLTLGFTTVAPTVAPGYHQLLISEIYANETAPAGSPPATYASEFIEIYNPTANVLDLTGVRLSRTSSTATAAVFPTGAVLQPGEYAVVCGSTRASQFAGSGKVFGLTNFPTLLNAGDQLLLRNRQGRAVFEVSYSDTWYPDATKRAGGWSLEMIDTGQPCADGQNWTASLDPTGATPGRRNSVAANNPDRTAPALLSATASSATTVRLTFGEKLDSTLMGNAALYTLQPAVAVQRATVLPYDFRTVELTLAASLPINQATTVAVQRATDCVGNGTGPVTSASFTYYGPPVAPRFNQLLITEIMADEDPPVGLPKAEFVEIFNPTATLLDLGGVRLLKPGASSAAVFPAGAVLRPGEYAVVCGTSAVTLFNQFFASTTNAPRVFGLTSFPALSNGSDQLLLRGRDGRVLFEVAYSDTWYRDANKKLGGWSLEMLDTSNPCAGASNWTASTNPLGGTPGKVNSVRAANADATAPTLLRALALDATTVRAYFSEKLDSAAAANPARYALAAPGPAVTRAAPVAPDFRQVDLTLAAALTPSRPTTLTVQTATDCVGNASGPLQSAALALPEAAASGDVVINELLFNPRSGSVRFVEVLNRSSKFLSLQGWQFIRGRVNGRATATPITTDPLVLAPGQLLAFTPDVANIQTQYPTSHDLANLFQVSSLPTFSDPDTVNLLNDRNQTIDRLAYSKALHLSLLASQEGVSLERIRAAGLSNGSNFHSAASAVGYATPGRPNSQAQDALGGDQEWTVLPEVFTPDDDGQQDFATLNYHLDQPGYAATVTVYDALGRLTRRLVRNETLPTTGFLQWDGIDDKGHKAAVGYYILLVELFRPSGGEKREFKKTVVLGARF